The genomic segment CGCCGGGACGGGGCTGTTGCCCGGTGGGGGAGAGCTAACCCGTTATTGCTCAAGGTTGTAAGCCAGTCGCCAACCGTGCTAGAATGGATGCTTGCGGCGCGGTCCCCGCGCCCAACCACCTGGAGCACAGCCTTTTTGCGGACCCTCTATTCCATCACCGAAGCGACCGGCATCAACCGGTTGTTCGCACACCTCAACCGGACCCAACCCATCGTGCTCGCCTTCCACGGGGTAACCGCGGAAGCGCCCGGCAACCTGTGCAACCACGAGGGCAAGCACCTGTATCTGCCCATCTTTGAGCGGCTCATGGAACACGTGGCCCGCAACTATGCGGTGGTGCCCCTGGCGCAGGTGGCGGACTGGGTGGATGGCCGCGCAAAGCTGCCCGAGAACGCGGTTGCACTCACGTTCGATGATGGCTACCGCAACGTGTTCACCAACGCGGCCCCGGTTCTGAAACGGCTCGGCATGCCTTCGACATTGTTCGTGGTAACGGACTTCGTGTTCCACCAGCGTATGCTGTGGCCGGATCGTCTCATGAGTGCGATTGCCATGACCCACGCGCCGCGCGTGTCGGTACCGGCAAGCGGCGGGCAACTGGAACTCCCCCTGGGTGACGACCGCGAGAGGCGCGCGGCCGACGCTTACATCTGCGCGCTGTGCAAGCGCATGCCCGAGAAGGACAAGCAGAGCTTCCTGGACTACGTCATCGGGGAGATGCACGTTCCTGAGCAGGAGATCATCGGTGCGTGGCAGGATCACGCCCCCATCCAGCCAGACGAACTGAGGGAACTGAAGGAGTACGGCATGGAAATCGGGTCGCACACCTGCAGCCACGGTATTGTGACGCGTTTCACGCCGGACGCAATGACGCACGAACTCGCCGTCTCCAAACTGCTGCTGGAGCAGGTTACCGGCCGCCCGTGCGCGGAGTTCAGCTACCCGAACGGGGCCATCGGCGATTTCAACGATGAGAGCCGCACCCACGTGACCAGGGCCGGTTACCGTTGTGCGGTGACCACGGTGAAGCGTCGCGTCGCACGCGGCGACGATCGTTACCAGATTCCAAGGTGTATCCTCACCCACAATCAAATTACGACCGCGGAGTTCTCCGCCCATGTCAGCGGCTTGCCGGCCTTTCTGCGCGCGGTTCGAGCGCGTGTAACCGGGGCGGGCCCGGCGCAGGAAACCGCGGCGTGAGACCCTGTTGGCAAGGAACTGGCCGCCCATGAACAAGCACACGCTGCCCATCGTCGCCTACCAGCCCGATCAGCACGCCGAGGCGCTGTTCCGATTCATCGAAAAGGTCCTGGGCAAGGAGATGTGCGAGCGCCGCCGCCGCGTCATCGAGACCATGCATACCACCATGCCCGGTCACGATCGCTTTCCGCTGCGCCACGTCATCGTGGACGGCGACCGCATCGCGGGAACGCTGGGTTACATGCCGGCGGACTTCTGGGTGAACGGCAAGCGGGTGGCGGTGCGCTTCACCCACGACCTGCTGGTGGACCCGGACTACCGTGGCGCGGGACTGGGCCGGTTGATCGTGGACAACGCGCGCGCGCTGGGGGACTTCTTTCCGGGGGGCATGTGGATGACGGATCCGTGCCGCAAGATCCATGTGGATTGCGGCTTCAAGGATGCAACTCCCCTGGTGACATACAGCCTGGTGCTGGACCCGGTGGCGTTCGTGGTGCGCAAGAGCATGTCGGGGCTCAAGGGTCTTGCCAGCCGCACGGCGCTTTCCGCAAGCCGGACGTTCGCGCTGGCGCGGGCGCGGAGGCTGGCGTCACACACTTCGCTGCGCGAGGTAGAGCGCTTCGATCCGTCAATGGATGGCGCATGGGAAACCCTCGCGCGCGGCTATGGCATCACCCGTGTGCGCGACGCCGCCTATCTCAACTGGAAGTACTCGGACCATCCCTCGCTGGACTACCACAATCTCGTCGCGATGCGTGCCGACACGCCCACCGGCTTCCTGGTGTGGCGGCTCGCGCCGCCGGGCGCGGAGGAGAAGCGGGCGGTGGCGGTCGATTTCCTCACCGCCCGCGGCGATGCGCAGACGTTGCGCCGGTTGATTGCGCGCGTGGTGGTGGAAGCGCACGCGGCGGGTATGGAATCGGTCTCGGTGTTGACCACCCAGACATGGGCGGCGAGCACCCTGCGCGGCCTGGGCTTCATGCCGCGCGCGGCCCGCAACACCTGGGTAGTGGCCGGGTGGGAGAAGGTCATTCCTTACGAGTGGCTTTCCGACACCACCGCCTGGCACGTGTGCCTGGGCGATTCCGACGGAGACATGTGGACGGGGAGCATCTAGCGCCGCGGGGTCTAGTGCTGCGTCGGGAAGACCGCGTTCCAGTCGTCCCGCATGTCCACCACCAGCCAGTGCTTTGCGCGCGCCTCATCGAGCGCCTTGTCCAGCCGTCCTATCGGTGACTCGCGATCGTAGGCCCATTCACGTCCGTCGTCGGTGTGATGGATGAGCGCCGCGAGCCGCGGTCCGGGTCCACCGGCGGTCCACTGCAGCATCTGCAGGTCGCCGTCTGAGTTTCCGAACGCGATGACCGGCCGCCGCCCGATGAAGCGCTGGATGCCGATCGGCTTTTCTTCCTTGTCGTCGATGAACTCGAGCTCGGGAAGACGCGTCAGGACCGGCGTTCCGTCCTTGCGAATCTCGAACCTGGTCTTGATCTGGCTTCCGATGACCTGCTCGGGGGGAATGCCATACACGCCTTCGGTCCAGGGACGCATGAAGTCGATGCCGCCGCCGGACACGATGTAGGTCTTGTAGCCGCGCTCGCGCAGGTAAGACAACAGTTCCAGCATGGGCTGATACGCGCACTGGATGTACGCCCTGTCCAGCGTGGGATGCGACGACACCGCCACCCAGTCCTTCACGATCTCCGCAAACTCATCCGTGGTCATGCCCGCGTGCGTTGCCATGACGATCTCCGCGATGGCCTTGTGTCCGCCGGCGAGTGCGCCTCTCGTGTCGCCCGCCAGCAGGGAGCGGAATGGCTCGCGGTTGCGCCACTCGGGATGTTGGGGGGCGAGGACCTTCACACGGTCGATCGCGAACGCGAGCTGGATGTACATGGGCTGCTCGGCCCACAGCGTGCCGTCGTTGTCGAATACCGCGACTCGTTCACGCTCTGGAACGAACTCGGGGTCGCCCGGCGAGGACGTGTGGCGCACGAAGTCCAGGATGGCCGTCTTTACCGGGCCGTCGTTCCACGAGGGGAGCGGGTCGGTGGCCACGGCGGACGCGGTCGCTTCTTCCTGCGAATCGTTGGACGATCGCGAGCATCCCCACACGAACACCGCGCTGGCGGTGAGTACGACGAGCCACAAGCATGAAAACTTCTCAATCAGACGCATTGTTTTCCTCCCTGCGCGCAGTATACCACCGTGCAGGAGGTGCGTCACCAATCGGGGCAAATCGCGTCAGCGGGCGGGAGTGGCGGGCGACGCGGACGAACCGAGCGTGGCGAGCTGCGCCAGTTCCGCGGCGACGTCTGCCATGCGCGCGGGGCGCTGGTCCGGCGACTTTGCCAGCATGCGCGACACGAGTGCATCGAGCGCGGGAGGAACCGGCTCGCGCGTTGCGCGTGAGGCAAGCGGTGGCGCGGGCCTGCGGACGTGCTGGGCGAGCACGCTCGCCAGTTCTCCGGTGAAGGGCACCGAGCCCGCGATCATCTGGTGCAGGATGATGCCGAGCGCGTAGACGTCGGTGCGGTGATCGACGGCGTTGCCGTCGGCCTGCTCGGGGCTCATATAGTGGGGCGATCCCATCACCGCGCCCTCCAGGGTGTGCGCGGTTCCGGTCGCAATCTTGGCCAGGCCGAAGTCGGTCACCTTGGGCGTGCGCGCGTCGGCCATGAGGACGTTGGCGGGTTTGAGATCGCGGTGAACGACGCCGCGCTCGTGCGCGTATTCAAGCGCGTCCGCAATGCGCGCTGCCAGCGCGACCGCGTCCGCGACGGCCATCGGCCCGCTCTGCTTGAGCAGCGCGGCGAGATCCCCCCGCTCCACCAGTTCCATCGCCATCCACAGGTGGCCGTTATGCTCGACCAGGTCGAATACCTGGACGATGTGCGGGTGCGAAAGCATCGCGAGCACGCGCGCCTCGCGCTGGAAGCGCGCGATTTCCTCCTCCGTTCCGGAAAGGGGAAGCTGTTTGAGTGCCACGTCGCGCTGTAGAACCTCATCGGTCGCGCGGAATACGACGCCGTAACCGCCGCGACCAATACGCTGGGAGACCGAGTAGCGCCCACCGACGAGCGGGGTCGTGCCGTCCTGTTGGGACAGCGCCGCGCCTCCGATCCGCGGTACAGATGTTTCCTCGCGGATGGTGGCGACGTTGTGGGCGTCGTCGTTGTGATCCGCCAGTTGCTGGTCGATCTCGAGAACGCGCTGGTTGAGGGCAGACTCGCGCGCAGGATCACAGGTCAGGTCCAGCGCTGAACGGTACATCTCCGCGCTTCTCAGCGGCGAGTGCAGTCGCACGGTGTCGGCGTCACGTTCGCGCCGCGAGCTCTCCGCCTCCGCCCGCTCGACCGCCACCGGGAGGTGCGCGAGCAGGAGCAGGAGTACCAGTCCGCCGCCGGCACAAGTGGCCAGCGCGTCCAGCGTGAACGCAGCGCGCTTGCGCTGCACGTCCGAACGACTGGATCCGCTGAACACGCCGGTGATGTGTTGACCCAGGCTCTTGCGGGGACCCACGGCATCCAGCACTGCATCACGACCGTGGGGATGAACGAAGGCCAGAAACAGAATGACCGCTGCGAGTGTCGCTTGTGCCACCCACGCGGTCATGAGCCAGCGCACCAGGATGCGTGGTTTTCGCTTCATCGCCGGTAGAAACGCGGATGAACTCCGCGCGCGCCCGACCACGCCGGAGGTGGTGGTGATCACCGGCCGGACAAACCGCCACTGCGCGATCATGGATCGACGGAAACGCCCGTGTGTTGCGTGAAGGAGAATGAGAAATCACCGATCACAATGGCGCAGCCGTCGGACAGCTCGCGGTCCTTCACCGCCTCGCCGTCCACCTTGACGCGCGTCCTTCCATCCAGATGGCGGATCGAGTAATGCCCGCCAAGAAAGCGAATCTCGGCGTGATAGGGCGCGATGCCACGGCCGCGAATGATGATGTCGGCCGCTTCGTCACTGCCGATGATCATGAGCCCGCGATCCAGTGAGTAGGTCCGCTCGCGGTCCGGTGAGGTTTCGGTGAGCGTGGCCGGGTTGGTGATGGGGCCGGGCTGGTTATCGGCGCCGGCGAGCAGGGTGGACTCGAACAGCACTGGGTCCGCGGCGACGCTCCCGTCCGGCGCGGCGACGCGGCAGATGATGTTGTGCTTGCCGATGGTGATGATGTCCCCATGCGACAGTCTCGCATGATCGACGTGCACGCCGTTGACGCGCGTGCCGTTGGCACTCTCGTGGTCGCGGATGATGAGGCCGTCCGGTGACATTTCAATGGTGGCGTGCAGTCGCGACACGGACAGGTTGTCGATCACGATGTGGTTGTCGGCCGTGCGACCGATCTTGATGGCGGTTTCTCCCACCGGCCACCGCCCGAGTTCGCTGCCCTTGAACTCCAGCGAAAGGATGTAGCCGTGCGATGGCTGGCTCATGCGTCGTCTCCCGCGGGGATGCGCGTAACGTGTTGTAAGACAATTGAATAAAAGTGCCGGCTGCCAGGGGGAGAGGTGCAAAAAGCATGCCGGGGACACCCGCCCCGGGGGCCACGCCGCGCGGCCCTATGCCACCGTCAGCTATTGATCGGCTGGCGCGCCGGGATCGCGGCGCCTACATGGCTCGAAACGCAATCGCGAGCACCTCTTTGGCGAAGTCCTCGAAGCGCGTCGGGGTGGTGTTGTGCGCGTTGCGGCCCTGGGTGCTCACCACGAGACCCTCGTTGATGCCGCGCGACATCTCGACGTACAGCGACGCTATGCTTTCCGAGAGCCCCATTGCCTTCATGCCCTCCAGCGCCGCGTCGTAGGGGAACTGCATGTACTGCAAATCGGGGTGCTCGATGGCCTCGCCGATGATGTGTGTGACCCGTTCCATGGTGAGGTCTGCGGCGCCCAGCGCTTCGCGCACCGTCGGTCCCTTGAAGTCGAGCTTCATGAGCGCCGCTGCCGCCGCCTCACCCACGTCGTGGGATGCGATCATCGGGATGGGTACATCGCCCCGAATTGCCGAACCGTTGATGCCCTGCTGCTTGATCAGACCCAGCGTGGGAAAGTGGTTCTCGAAAAAGTACCCCGCGCGCAGGAACGCGGCATTCAACCCGTTGATGCTCTTGAAGCGTTCCTCCTGCTCGTGCAACCCCGCAATCGGGCCCGTCCCCTGCTT from the Candidatus Krumholzibacteriia bacterium genome contains:
- a CDS encoding polysaccharide deacetylase family protein, with the translated sequence MRTLYSITEATGINRLFAHLNRTQPIVLAFHGVTAEAPGNLCNHEGKHLYLPIFERLMEHVARNYAVVPLAQVADWVDGRAKLPENAVALTFDDGYRNVFTNAAPVLKRLGMPSTLFVVTDFVFHQRMLWPDRLMSAIAMTHAPRVSVPASGGQLELPLGDDRERRAADAYICALCKRMPEKDKQSFLDYVIGEMHVPEQEIIGAWQDHAPIQPDELRELKEYGMEIGSHTCSHGIVTRFTPDAMTHELAVSKLLLEQVTGRPCAEFSYPNGAIGDFNDESRTHVTRAGYRCAVTTVKRRVARGDDRYQIPRCILTHNQITTAEFSAHVSGLPAFLRAVRARVTGAGPAQETAA
- a CDS encoding GNAT family N-acetyltransferase, which translates into the protein MNKHTLPIVAYQPDQHAEALFRFIEKVLGKEMCERRRRVIETMHTTMPGHDRFPLRHVIVDGDRIAGTLGYMPADFWVNGKRVAVRFTHDLLVDPDYRGAGLGRLIVDNARALGDFFPGGMWMTDPCRKIHVDCGFKDATPLVTYSLVLDPVAFVVRKSMSGLKGLASRTALSASRTFALARARRLASHTSLREVERFDPSMDGAWETLARGYGITRVRDAAYLNWKYSDHPSLDYHNLVAMRADTPTGFLVWRLAPPGAEEKRAVAVDFLTARGDAQTLRRLIARVVVEAHAAGMESVSVLTTQTWAASTLRGLGFMPRAARNTWVVAGWEKVIPYEWLSDTTAWHVCLGDSDGDMWTGSI
- a CDS encoding haloacid dehalogenase-like hydrolase yields the protein MWGCSRSSNDSQEEATASAVATDPLPSWNDGPVKTAILDFVRHTSSPGDPEFVPERERVAVFDNDGTLWAEQPMYIQLAFAIDRVKVLAPQHPEWRNREPFRSLLAGDTRGALAGGHKAIAEIVMATHAGMTTDEFAEIVKDWVAVSSHPTLDRAYIQCAYQPMLELLSYLRERGYKTYIVSGGGIDFMRPWTEGVYGIPPEQVIGSQIKTRFEIRKDGTPVLTRLPELEFIDDKEEKPIGIQRFIGRRPVIAFGNSDGDLQMLQWTAGGPGPRLAALIHHTDDGREWAYDRESPIGRLDKALDEARAKHWLVVDMRDDWNAVFPTQH
- a CDS encoding serine/threonine protein kinase → MKRKPRILVRWLMTAWVAQATLAAVILFLAFVHPHGRDAVLDAVGPRKSLGQHITGVFSGSSRSDVQRKRAAFTLDALATCAGGGLVLLLLLAHLPVAVERAEAESSRRERDADTVRLHSPLRSAEMYRSALDLTCDPARESALNQRVLEIDQQLADHNDDAHNVATIREETSVPRIGGAALSQQDGTTPLVGGRYSVSQRIGRGGYGVVFRATDEVLQRDVALKQLPLSGTEEEIARFQREARVLAMLSHPHIVQVFDLVEHNGHLWMAMELVERGDLAALLKQSGPMAVADAVALAARIADALEYAHERGVVHRDLKPANVLMADARTPKVTDFGLAKIATGTAHTLEGAVMGSPHYMSPEQADGNAVDHRTDVYALGIILHQMIAGSVPFTGELASVLAQHVRRPAPPLASRATREPVPPALDALVSRMLAKSPDQRPARMADVAAELAQLATLGSSASPATPAR
- a CDS encoding FHA domain-containing protein, with amino-acid sequence MSQPSHGYILSLEFKGSELGRWPVGETAIKIGRTADNHIVIDNLSVSRLHATIEMSPDGLIIRDHESANGTRVNGVHVDHARLSHGDIITIGKHNIICRVAAPDGSVAADPVLFESTLLAGADNQPGPITNPATLTETSPDRERTYSLDRGLMIIGSDEAADIIIRGRGIAPYHAEIRFLGGHYSIRHLDGRTRVKVDGEAVKDRELSDGCAIVIGDFSFSFTQHTGVSVDP
- a CDS encoding NmrA family NAD(P)-binding protein, which encodes MGATGNTGRVAASSLLDAGKKVRVLGRSGERLQPLVNRGAEAMAGDATDTAFLARAFQGSEAVYTMIPPDLAAPDYRAHQTRVGEAITEAVRKSGVKNIVFLSSVGAQHKQGTGPIAGLHEQEERFKSINGLNAAFLRAGYFFENHFPTLGLIKQQGINGSAIRGDVPIPMIASHDVGEAAAAALMKLDFKGPTVREALGAADLTMERVTHIIGEAIEHPDLQYMQFPYDAALEGMKAMGLSESIASLYVEMSRGINEGLVVSTQGRNAHNTTPTRFEDFAKEVLAIAFRAM